One part of the Prunus persica cultivar Lovell chromosome G5, Prunus_persica_NCBIv2, whole genome shotgun sequence genome encodes these proteins:
- the LOC18777035 gene encoding nuclear transcription factor Y subunit C-1 isoform X2, whose product MDTNPNTTTTTTTPNPTQQQQQAQSSYPPTQSSVPAPPFHHLLQQQQQQLQMFWTYQRHDIEQVNDFKNHQLPLARIKKIMKADEDVRMISAEAPVLFAKACELFILELTIRSWLHAEENKRRTLQKNDIAAAITRTDIFDFLVDIVPRDEIKDEAVGLGGMVGATASGVPYYYPPMGQPAGGPGGMMIGRPAVDPAAVYGVQPPSQAWQSVWQTAADDGSYGSGGSSGQGNLDGQR is encoded by the coding sequence ATGGACACCAAccccaacaccaccaccaccaccaccacccccaACCCCACCCAGCAACAACAGCAAGCTCAATCCTCCTACCCACCAACCCAATCTTCAGTCCCTGCCCCTCCATTTCATCATCTCctccagcagcagcagcagcagctgcagATGTTCTGGACCTACCAGCGCCACGACATTGAACAAGTCAACGACTTTAAGAACCACCAGCTCCCATTGGCTCGCATCAAGAAGATCATGAAGGCGGATGAGGACGTCCGCATGATATCGGCCGAGGCCCCCGTTCTCTTCGCCAAGGCCTGCGAGCTGTTCATCCTCGAGCTCACAATCCGCTCTTGGCTCCACGCCGAGGAGAACAAGCGACGTACTTTGCAGAAAAACGACATTGCCGCCGCGATTACCAGGACCGATATATTCGATTTCTTGGTGGATATTGTGCCCCGAGACGAGATCAAGGACGAGGCGGTGGGGCTCGGGGGGATGGTGGGAGCCACGGCAAGTGGTGTGCCGTACTACTATCCGCCGATGGGTCAGCCGGCTGGTGGGCCCGGGGGGATGATGATTGGGAGGCCGGCGGTGGACCCCGCTGCAGTTTATGGAGTGCAGCCGCCGTCTCAGGCGTGGCAGTCGGTGTGGCAGACAGCGGCGGATGATGGGTCGTATGGGAGTGGTGGCAGCAGTGGACAGGGCAACCTTGACGGTCAAAGGTAA
- the LOC18777035 gene encoding nuclear transcription factor Y subunit C-1 isoform X1, translating into MDTNPNTTTTTTTPNPTQQQQQAQSSYPPTQSSVPAPPFHHLLQQQQQQLQMFWTYQRHDIEQVNDFKNHQLPLARIKKIMKADEDVRMISAEAPVLFAKACELFILELTIRSWLHAEENKRRTLQKNDIAAAITRTDIFDFLVDIVPRDEIKDEAVGLGGMVGATASGVPYYYPPMGQPAGGPGGMMIGRPAVDPAAVYGVQPPSQAWQSVWQTAADDGSYGSGGSSGQGNLDGQS; encoded by the coding sequence ATGGACACCAAccccaacaccaccaccaccaccaccacccccaACCCCACCCAGCAACAACAGCAAGCTCAATCCTCCTACCCACCAACCCAATCTTCAGTCCCTGCCCCTCCATTTCATCATCTCctccagcagcagcagcagcagctgcagATGTTCTGGACCTACCAGCGCCACGACATTGAACAAGTCAACGACTTTAAGAACCACCAGCTCCCATTGGCTCGCATCAAGAAGATCATGAAGGCGGATGAGGACGTCCGCATGATATCGGCCGAGGCCCCCGTTCTCTTCGCCAAGGCCTGCGAGCTGTTCATCCTCGAGCTCACAATCCGCTCTTGGCTCCACGCCGAGGAGAACAAGCGACGTACTTTGCAGAAAAACGACATTGCCGCCGCGATTACCAGGACCGATATATTCGATTTCTTGGTGGATATTGTGCCCCGAGACGAGATCAAGGACGAGGCGGTGGGGCTCGGGGGGATGGTGGGAGCCACGGCAAGTGGTGTGCCGTACTACTATCCGCCGATGGGTCAGCCGGCTGGTGGGCCCGGGGGGATGATGATTGGGAGGCCGGCGGTGGACCCCGCTGCAGTTTATGGAGTGCAGCCGCCGTCTCAGGCGTGGCAGTCGGTGTGGCAGACAGCGGCGGATGATGGGTCGTATGGGAGTGGTGGCAGCAGTGGACAGGGCAACCTTGACGGTCAAAG